Proteins encoded by one window of Cucurbita pepo subsp. pepo cultivar mu-cu-16 chromosome LG14, ASM280686v2, whole genome shotgun sequence:
- the LOC111810695 gene encoding heavy metal-associated isoprenylated plant protein 45-like encodes MFGRRFHRKRSSNAMSIVELLVHMDCNGCEDRVRRAISKIEGVDSLEIDMDKQKVTVTGYVEERKVLKKVRGTGRKAELWPFPYDSEYYPYASQYYDESTYASTYNYYRHGFNEGVHGYFPDPLYSTVSDNTVHLFSEDNVHAYCSVM; translated from the exons ATGTTCGGGCGACGATTTCATCGAAAACGATCCTCCAATGCCATGTCG ATTGTCGAGCTTCTAGTGCACATGGACTGCAATGGATGCGAGGATCGGGTTCGAAGAGCGATCTCTAAGATAGAAG GAGTAGATAGCTTGGAAATAGACATGGACAAACAGAAGGTGACTGTAACTGGATATGTAGAAGAACGAAAAGTACTAAAGAAGGTGAGAGGAACGGGGCGAAAAGCCGAGCTATGGCCGTTCCCTTACGACAGTGAATACTATCCATACGCGTCGCAATACTACGACGAATCGACGTATGCGTCGACGTATAATTATTACAGGCATGGTTTTAATGAAGGCGTCCATGGATACTTCCCAGATCCTTTATATTCAACTGTTAGTGATAACACTGTTCATCTTTTTAGTGAAGATAATGTCCATGCTTATTGTAGTGTTATGTGA
- the LOC111809873 gene encoding uncharacterized protein LOC111809873 isoform X4 yields MGMEMATGSSNLYATIKLQGSSPHDQLLIRTSDSFSGCVLLHLAMAIWRVYFERKLEDLAQDWPRQVVGDVTLALSWVFFLVYSWREKYD; encoded by the exons ATGGGAATGGAGATGGCTACTGGAAGCAGCAATCTCTATGCCA CGATCAAGCTGCAGGGATCTAGCCCCCACGATCAGCTTCTGATAAGGACATCTGATTCATTCTCTG GATGCGTGTTGCTTCACCTTGCTATGGCCATATGGAGAGTTTATTTCGAGAGGAAGCTTGAGGATCTCGCCCAAGATTGGCCTCGACAGGTCGTTGGGGATGTTACATTGGCATTGTCATGGGTCTTCTTTCTTGTGTATTCATGGAGAGAAAAGTACGATTAA
- the LOC111809873 gene encoding uncharacterized protein LOC111809873 isoform X2 codes for MGMEMATGSSNLYATIKLQGSSPHDQLLIRTSDSFSGLLLFTVGFLLFMVAFVKDREFQSFFAKGCVLLHLAMAIWRVYFERKLEDLAQDWPRQVVGDVTLALSWVFFLVYSWREKYD; via the exons ATGGGAATGGAGATGGCTACTGGAAGCAGCAATCTCTATGCCA CGATCAAGCTGCAGGGATCTAGCCCCCACGATCAGCTTCTGATAAGGACATCTGATTCATTCTCTGGTTTGCTTCTCTTTACTGTTGGGTTTCTTTTATTCATGGTGGCATTTGTCAAAGATAGAGAGTTTCAAAGCTTCTTTGCTAAAGGATGCGTGTTGCTTCACCTTGCTATGGCCATATGGAGAGTTTATTTCGAGAGGAAGCTTGAGGATCTCGCCCAAGATTGGCCTCGACAGGTCGTTGGGGATGTTACATTGGCATTGTCATGGGTCTTCTTTCTTGTGTATTCATGGAGAGAAAAGTACGATTAA
- the LOC111809873 gene encoding uncharacterized protein LOC111809873 isoform X3 → MASSGGFVLICMLHSLIALTCGALMMFYSHEVFVFGHGPETAIKLQGSSPHDQLLIRTSDSFSGCVLLHLAMAIWRVYFERKLEDLAQDWPRQVVGDVTLALSWVFFLVYSWREKYD, encoded by the exons ATGGCATCATCTGGGGGGTTTGTGTTAATCTGTATGCTTCATTCTCTGATTGCTTTAACTTGTGGAGCGTTAATGATGTTTTACTCCCATGAGGTCTTTGTGTTTGGCCATGGCCCTGAAACAGCGATCAAGCTGCAGGGATCTAGCCCCCACGATCAGCTTCTGATAAGGACATCTGATTCATTCTCTG GATGCGTGTTGCTTCACCTTGCTATGGCCATATGGAGAGTTTATTTCGAGAGGAAGCTTGAGGATCTCGCCCAAGATTGGCCTCGACAGGTCGTTGGGGATGTTACATTGGCATTGTCATGGGTCTTCTTTCTTGTGTATTCATGGAGAGAAAAGTACGATTAA
- the LOC111809873 gene encoding uncharacterized protein LOC111809873 isoform X1: MASSGGFVLICMLHSLIALTCGALMMFYSHEVFVFGHGPETAIKLQGSSPHDQLLIRTSDSFSGLLLFTVGFLLFMVAFVKDREFQSFFAKGCVLLHLAMAIWRVYFERKLEDLAQDWPRQVVGDVTLALSWVFFLVYSWREKYD, translated from the coding sequence ATGGCATCATCTGGGGGGTTTGTGTTAATCTGTATGCTTCATTCTCTGATTGCTTTAACTTGTGGAGCGTTAATGATGTTTTACTCCCATGAGGTCTTTGTGTTTGGCCATGGCCCTGAAACAGCGATCAAGCTGCAGGGATCTAGCCCCCACGATCAGCTTCTGATAAGGACATCTGATTCATTCTCTGGTTTGCTTCTCTTTACTGTTGGGTTTCTTTTATTCATGGTGGCATTTGTCAAAGATAGAGAGTTTCAAAGCTTCTTTGCTAAAGGATGCGTGTTGCTTCACCTTGCTATGGCCATATGGAGAGTTTATTTCGAGAGGAAGCTTGAGGATCTCGCCCAAGATTGGCCTCGACAGGTCGTTGGGGATGTTACATTGGCATTGTCATGGGTCTTCTTTCTTGTGTATTCATGGAGAGAAAAGTACGATTAA
- the LOC111809872 gene encoding probable serine/threonine-protein kinase At1g54610: MGSVCCKPSAIEDSKESPRERLSSKTSSDLRVARVTSSTREEVYRSKDQHDGNDARVMLIDKQVNGSGRMQGENFERKREKMEHMGAQHPSMGRIPKAAEGDHVAAGWPPWLAAVAGEAIRGWLPRRADSFEKLDKIGQGTYSNVYRARDLDQKKIVALKKVRFDNLEPESVRFMAREIHILRRLDHPNVIKLEGLVTSRMSCSLYLVFEYMEHDLAGLASHPGVKFTEAQVKCYMQQLLRGLDHCHSRGVLHRDIKGSNLLIDNNGILKIADFGLASLFDIHQNQPLTSRVVTLWYRPPELLLGATYYGIAVDLWSTGCILAELYAGKPIMPGRTEVEQLHKIFKLCGSPSEDYWRKSRLPHATIFKPQQPYLRCVADTFKDFPAPALALIETLLSVDPADRGSAALALKSEFFSTKPLPCDSSSLPKYPPSKELDAKIRDEEARRQGAVGSKGHRLDLQRKNSESRAVPAPDANAELASSMQKRQGQFNSKSRSEKFNPHLEEASGFPIDPPRPSQGAERMDSHVRHPKKASHSGPLAQRAAWAKASKNSDDAPKMSTGAETFATSGLVAARRSMLAEDCREKPDSSQGEVKKLIGRFPGSFKETSESSMLPGQKFSNHSIVGSHDKERSSTKDPIVVGYGSNGHKIHYSGPLLVPSSNMDQMFKDHDRHIQEAVRRARLDKAKARKVQADGKQMSTNSLFVSGH, from the exons ATGGGTTCCGTTTGTTGTAAGCCCTCTGCTATTGAAGATAGCAAGGAAAGTCCAAGGGAGAGGCTGTCGAGTAAGACCTCGTCTGACCTGCGTGTGGCGAGAGTGACTTCATCGACAAGGGAAGAAGTGTATCGATCTAAAGATCAGCACGATGGTAATGATGCAAGAGTGATGTTGATTGACAAGCAGGTTAATGGGTCGGGTCGAATGCAGGGTGAGAATTTTGAGAGGAAGAGGGAGAAGATGGAGCATATGGGTGCTCAACATCCTTCAATGGGTAGAATTCCGAAGGCAGCTGAGGGAGACCACGTTGCTGCAGGGTGGCCTCCATGGCTGGCTGCAGTTGCTGGAGAGGCAATCAGAGGCTGGCTACCCCGACGAGCTGATTCTTTTGAGAAATTGGATAAA ATTGGCCAAGGAACTTATAGTAATGTATATAGGGCTCGTGACCTTGACCAAAAGAAAATCGTTGCTCTGAAGAAAGTAAGGTTCGACAACTTAGAACCCGAGAGCGTCCGCTTTATGGCTAGGGAAATTCACATATTGCGTAGACTCGATCATCCAAATGTAATAAAGCTGGAGGGTCTAGTCACATCAAGGATGTCTTGCAGCCTTTATCTTGTTTTCGAGTACATGGAACATGACTTGGCAGGACTTGCTTCACACCCTGGCGTGAAGTTTACAGAGGCGCAG GTCAAGTGTTACATGCAGCAACTTTTACGAGGACTCGATCATTGTCACAGTCGTGGAGTTCTACATCGTGACATAAAGGGCTCGAACCTTTTAATTGACAACAATGGCATCTTGAAAATTGCTGACTTTGGTCTAGCAAGTCTTTTTGATATCCACCAAAATCAGCCACTGACAAGTCGGGTCGTGACTCTTTGGTATCGACCACCTGAGCTTTTACTTGGCGCTACTTATTATGGTATAGCTGTAGATTTATGGAGTACTGGCTGCATACTTGCTGAATTGTATGCTGGGAAGCCCATTATGCCAGGAAGAACAGag GTGGAACAGctacataaaatatttaaactctGTGGCTCTCCTTCAGAGGATTATTGGAGAAAATCAAGGTTGCCACATGCAACGATATTTAAGCCCCAACAGCCCTATCTACGTTGTGTTGCAGACACATTTAAGGATTTCCCTGCACCAGCTTTAGCTCTCATTGAGACGTTACTCTCGGTAGATCCTGCTGATCGTGGCTCTGCTGCTCTCGCCCTTAAAAGTGAA TTCTTTTCAACAAAGCCTCTTCCTTGTGATTCTTCAAGCTTGCCAAAGTATCCTCCCAGCAAAGAATTGGATGCCAAGATAAGGGATGAGGAAGCTAGAAG ACAAGGAGCAGTAGGAAGCAAGGGACACCGACTTGACCTGCAAAGGAAAAATAGCGAGTCTCGAGCCGTCCCTGCACCTGATGCCAATGCCGAGTTAGCCTCATCAATGCAG AAACGACAAGGTCAGTTCAATTCGAAGAGCCGGAGTGAGAAGTTTAACCCACATCTAGAAGAAGCATCGGGTTTTCCTATCGATCCACCTAGACCTTCACAAGGAGCAGAAAGAATGGATTCTCACGTGCGTCATCCTAAGAAAGCCTCACATTCAGGGCCACTTGCTCAGCGGGCTGCTTGGGCAAAGGCTAGTAAGAACTCTGATGACGCTCCCAAAATGTCAACCGGGGCCGAAACGTTCGCAACTTCAGGACTAGTTGCAGCTAGACGAAGTATGCTGGCTGAAGATTGCAGGGAAAAGCCTGACTCTTCACAAGGAGAGGTTAAAAAACTAATTGGCAGGTTTCCTGGTTCCTTCAAAGAAACCTCGGAGTCGTCGATGCTACCGGGCCAGAAGTTCTCAAATCACAGTATTGTAGGCTCACATGACAAAGAGAGAAGCAGCACCAAAGACCCTATAGTT GTGGGTTATGGCTCAAACGGTCATAAGATTCACTACTCTGGTCCATTACTGGTTCCCTCAAGCAACATGGACCAAATGTTTAAGGACCACGATCGCCATATCCAAGAAGCAGTAAGACGAGCTCGGCTCGACAAGGCAAAGGCACGGAAGGTTCAAGCCGACGGGAAACAGATGTcaacaaattcattattcGTCTCCGGTCATTAA
- the LOC111810254 gene encoding beta-glucuronosyltransferase GlcAT14B-like: MGSMNMERKWMFPLVLSSLMFIFLLVTLFNLGLVSSLYTINSFFAIFPAQMMTINNTGAVFAESKIVRPSPLNEPTIPRFAYLISGSKGDLEKLWRLLKALYHPLNQYVVHLDLESPAEERLELASRVRNESLFVEVQNVFMISKANMVTYRGPTMVANTLHACAILLKRSRDWDWFINLSASDYPLVTQDDLLYTFKNLDRNLNFLEHTSQLGWKEEKRAMPLIIDPGLYSKTKSDIFDVNPSRTLPTAFKLFTGSAWMVLSRTFVEYIIWGWDNLPRTLLMYYSNFVSSPEGYFHTVICNVPEFATTAVNHDLHYISWDNPPKQHPHTLTLNDTENIFTSNAAFARKFKQDDPVLDRIDKDLLGRKKGDFTPGGWCAGHPKCSTVGNPNKLKPGEGAQRLHRLIARLVLASRSGENQCK; the protein is encoded by the exons CTATGAACATGGAGAGGAAATGGATGTTTCCTCTCGTGTTAAGCTCTCTCATGTTCATATTTCTTCTTGTCACCTTATTCAACCTTGGTCTTGTCTCCTCACTTTACACAATCAATTCATTTTTCGCAATCTTTCCCGCTCAAATGATGACTATAAACAACACGGGTGCCGTTTTTGCTGAATCAAAGATCGTTCGACCTTCACCTCTTAACGAACCAACGATCCCTCGTTTTGCTTATTTGATTTCTGGATCAAAGGGTGACTTGGAAAAGCTATGGAGACTCCTTAAAGCATTGTATCACCCTTTGAATCAATATGTTGTCCACTTAGACCTCGAGTCACCGGCGGAGGAACGTTTGGAATTGGCCTCCCGAGTCAGAAACGAGTCGCTTTTTGTTGAAGTTCAGAATGTTTTCATGATCAGCAAGGCTAATATGGTTACTTATAGAGGACCCACCATGGTGGCTAATACTCTTCATGCTTGTGCCATCCTTCTTAAGAGGAGTAGGGACTGGGATTGGTTCATCAACCTCAGTGCTTCTGATTATCCTCTTGTGACTCAAGATG ATCTTCTCTATACGTTCAAAAATTTGGATCGAAACTTGAATTTTCTTGAGCATACAAGCCAGTTGGGGTGGAAAGA GGAAAAACGAGCAATGCCGTTAATCATAGATCCCGGTCTGTATTCGAAGACCAAATCGGATATTTTTGACGTCAATCCATCTCGAACTTTGCCTACTGCATTTAAATTGTTTACTG GTTCGGCATGGATGGTTCTATCTCGTACGTTTGTGGAATACATCATTTGGGGTTGGGATAATCTTCCAAGAACTCTTCTCATGTACTACAGTAATTTTGTGTCCTCTCCTGAAGGTTATTTTCACACTGTTATATGCAATGTGCCCGAGTTCGCTACTACAGCAGTGAACCACGACTTACACTACATCTCTTGGGACAACCCCCCGAAACAGCATCCACACACGCTAACTCTTAACGACACAGAGAATATATTCACAAGCAATGCTGCCTTTGCTCGGAAGTTCAAACAAGATGATCCCGTGCTAGATCGAATCGACAAGGATTTGCTTGGTCGAAAGAAAGGAGACTTCACTCCTGGTGGTTGGTGTGCAGGCCACCCTAAGTGTTCGACAGTCGGTAACCCGAATAAACTCAAACCAGGCGAAGGAGCTCAACGGCTTCATCGTCTCATAGCTAGACTGGTTTTGGCCAGTAGGTCTGGGGAAAACCAGTGTAAATGA